In Osmerus eperlanus chromosome 4, fOsmEpe2.1, whole genome shotgun sequence, the sequence TCTTACCCCAGAGGATAGAATTCAAAAAAGCTTACAGCTGTCATGTTTGTAGCTGTGTGTTTACCCACAGACTACTTTGCATGTTTTGTTCAGAAGATCTTGGTTGTGTGGAGCATACCTGTTGTGACTGACTACTGACTACTACACTAGTAGTGTAGTAGTGTTGAAAGTTCATCGTTTGGGTAATAGCTggttttgaggtgtgtgtgttcactcacATCTGTGGCATAGAGAATATCTATGATCCTCTGCAGTGTTgggtctccttctccctccttctcttggcAGATGAGCTCGATGTTCCTCAGTtttccaaaataaaagtccctctctttctccatgtcCTGGATGGTGGACTTTAGAATGTTgacctgcagggagagagaatctCATTTATGACCTCTGGCTCTACTAAACGACCATTTAGGCATCAACTAGAAAAACGTAGCTTACAACTATATTGTCTATATAGTTCTATATTCACAATATTTCCTCTATTTAATTTGAATACATGAATGACTGGATGAATTAATACATAGAATAGATACAaggatgaaaaacaaaaaaacaaccacaTTACCTCCTGGATAAGCTctgccctctcctcatctcctccaccgaCCCCTGGTCTCCGTGCCAATCCCGGCGCCATCTTGGGTGCTACCTTGGCAACCGCGGCCCTCTGGGGAGCTGGTAGAAACAGCCAACCAATCAGAgttagggaagaggggagagattgATTACGAGCTGAAGAAGTTCTCATGTATGGATGCATCTCTGTCGTGGGGAGGATGACCTGACACAGTGACCACaccaaggggagaggggggtgagagagagagattgggggggaaagaaagagagacagagagcgagagagagactgacctgCATTGAGGATCTTCTTGGGCTTGTTGAGAGCAGACATGGCCGGGCTGGGCATGGGCATGGTGTCCTGACCCTGGCGTGCCTCCACGGGGTCGTAATCCTTACCGTCATAATTGGCGTCAAAGAACTTCTTGAACCACTGGACAAACTCAAAG encodes:
- the LOC134018470 gene encoding microtubule-associated protein RP/EB family member 1-like; amino-acid sequence: MAVNVYSTSVTSDNLSRHDMLAWINESLQINLTKIELLCSGAAYCQFMDMLFPGCVPLKKVKFAAKLEHEFIHNYKILQASFKRMGVDKIIPVDKLIKGKFQDNFEFVQWFKKFFDANYDGKDYDPVEARQGQDTMPMPSPAMSALNKPKKILNAAPQRAAVAKVAPKMAPGLARRPGVGGGDEERAELIQEVNILKSTIQDMEKERDFYFGKLRNIELICQEKEGEGDPTLQRIIDILYATDEGFVIPDAESEEQEEF